One part of the Schistocerca piceifrons isolate TAMUIC-IGC-003096 chromosome 2, iqSchPice1.1, whole genome shotgun sequence genome encodes these proteins:
- the LOC124777576 gene encoding uncharacterized protein LOC124777576 gives MKTVVLFLVLSAVVLSCALPSPEDKEDRGGVGVDVHKEKGVGTVVDAQAHGNVWKSDDGNTRVDAEGSWQRVYHGPGAGKPNYSGGIRFSHRWR, from the exons ATGAAGACAGTCGTGCTGTTCCTCGTCCTGAGCGCCGTAGTTCTCAGCTGTGCTCTCCCGTCTCCGGAGGACAAG gaggACCGTGGCGGAGTGGGCGTGGACGTGCACAAAGAGAAGGGCGTGGGCACCGTGGTGGACGCCCAGGCCCACGGAAACGTATGGAAGAGCGACGACGGCAACACCCGGGTGGACGCCGAAGGCTCCTGGCAGAGGGTCTACCACGGGCCTGGGGCCGGCAAACCCAACTACTCCGGCGGCATCCGCTTCTCCCACAGGTGGCGATAA